Below is a window of Chionomys nivalis chromosome 19, mChiNiv1.1, whole genome shotgun sequence DNA.
AGAAAGCACTTGTCGCCAGCGGTCACAGCCACCGCGCAAACCTGAGAcccaaagaaagaggaaaataaagcgTCCCCAAGCCCAAGAATAGCAAGCGAGTAAAAACCCCaccgatacacacacacacacacacacacacacacacacacaccaccaccaccaccaccaccaccaccaccagtcagCGGTGGAGCGGCGGGGGAGGGCACGGGTAGCGGACCCGAGCCCTCTGGGCAGGCTGTGGCAGTCACAGCATTCTAAAGGCATTGGTGTCGAATACACTTACGATGAATCTAGGGGGACGGTCGGGCTGATTGCCTTTCAAATACCTTGAGTGGCTTCGTTGACCAGCACCCTCCAAACTCACAAGGGCACGCACGCTACTTGCAAGAATCCcagaggagggtgggagggagggaggaaaggagggagaaggagagagagagaggggtgggggaaagCGAGCAGCCGCAGCAAGCGGTCCGTCTCGCACGCGCGGGCCCCGCGCTGGTACAGGGCTGCAGGTTTCCCAGATGATGGCATCCGAGAACTTAAACAAAGAGGGTCGCCGCCGGCGCGCGACGGATGCACAAAGTTGCAGTGGCGGATTTCCAAGAAGCTTGGCCACCGGAGCTCTGAGCGAAGCAAGACTCCCTTTCCCACCTCCGGCAAGACGGAGATGGGGGCTCGTgcgggaagggaagaggaaacttTGAAACCATTGGGGACACATCTGTCTATAGGTATTAGCTTGAACCGTACATCCGTGGCGCGCGCTTTACAAATCTCTGGCGTGGGGTGGGGGTGCAACACAACGCAGTCTAGGTAGAATGGGTAGACTGCTATTTTtcgtgatttttttcccctcttcattttccttcaaaccccCTTCATCCCcgcctcctccttttctcttccctttctcccccaaccTCCCAGACCAATCACGAAGGCAGGGAGCCGCGGAGGGAACGCAGACGTTTGGGCCGGACACTAAGAGTTAAGATGTGGCGGAGGGGCGGAGGGGCGGAGgggcggagggggagggggcggcgggggaggggcggggaggggaAAGTGGCGCGGGGGAGGGAGGCTgaaggggggggggacgacaGATTTCCAGCTTCTACGACGCTCTGCCTAAATTAAAAAGCAACCAATCGGAACGGCCGGAAGGGGGGCCGCGCGTCCTAAGCCAGTCATTCCAGGCCTGCCAATCACCCAGCGGGTAGCCAATCAGCGGGGGCCCTAGTGCTCGACTTCCTTGTATTTGGGAAAGTGTGGTGGTGGGTGCGCGCTTGCGGCGGAGGGTAAACATTCGACAGTCCCTGCTCTGAGAGGGAGGGACAGCGAGCGAACTGTCAGATCCTAGCGAGAGCGGGCGCTCGTGAGAGGGagcgggagagagagagggagagagagagggagagggaaagtgagacagggagaaagagaaccCGGGCGCAGAGCTAGCTCCGGCTGCAACTCTGCCCCGGCACGCCCGCGCCCGAGCCCGCCGTCGGGCACTCTAGGAGCGGTACAACGTGCCCACAGGAGTTGGTTGTGTATCAAGGATCccctgtatgcacacacacatctccatctccaccaatgcactcttcttcttcctccttctccagaCAACTGccggggaaaaaataaaacaccaaccCCAACCTTCAGCAACAAGGTAACAGAACAATtcgactttttttttcctgttcaatTTTTGCCTTGTTatatttgtttcctaatttctgcCCAAAAGGAAAGATGTCGCACCAGACCGTGACTGTTGCgaggaaaatgaaaagggacTCTTGTTTCAGAGACATCCAAGAGCTCCGGCAATAGCAACTTCAGAGAAATGCACCATCGCAAGAAGTTTTTCTAGGACAGAACAAAACTTGAAAGGGGAGGACCAGAGGGGGAGAACAGGAGCAGCCTCCCCACTCCGCAGACGCGAGCCGCCAATATCACCACGCCAGTAAGGACCGGAAAAGTTTTACTATGCTAAGGGGGAAACAGTGAAATGTCTTGCTGAAGAGGAGAGAAGCCAAAGGACTAGCAAGGAGCGGCCCAATTGCTGGCCACCCACAATTTGGCCGAGGAAGAAAGGAACCGTTTCGTCCTTTGTTGTCTCGCGTGAAACCTTTGCTTAGCAGGTGGACAGAGCCCCGCGCCGGGGCAGAGTCCGCACCCGCCCGAGGACGAGGACAGGAGGAACAACCGGAGCCCCTGCGCCCGGAGAGAGCGCCCGAAGTACGGGTCCCCGCCCCACTGGGCGAGCCTTGCTGGAGCGAACCGATTGCTCCCGGCCAGGGGGGAGACCACGACCCCCCCTGAAGGGGCTGGCCACGGAGCTCACCCCGAGAAGCGATCCCCCCTCCCCAGGGCGCTGCTCCTGCTGCGGCTGCTGCAGCGTCTGCTGCTGACCGAGGCCGGCCCGCGACCCCCGCGCCCTGCCGAGCGGCCTTGCAGCTGCAGCCCCgggccgcggcggcggcggcggcgggggcggaGGCGGcggaggaggaggcggcggcgaAGGCGGCGGGGCCGGCGGGGACCCGGGGCGGGGGAGgaggagcgggggaaggaggcGGGAGGCGGGggggcgcggcggcggcggcggcggcggcggccgcggcTGCTgctgcggcggcggcggtggtggcggcggtgGGGTGGCGGGAGCGGAGCGGCATGGCCACGGCGGCTTCTAACCCCTACCTGCCAGGGAACAGCCTGCTCACGGCCGGCTCCATTGTGCACTCGGACGCTGCCGGGGCGGGCGGTGGCGGAGggggcggtggcggcggcggcggggcggGGGGCGGCGGCGGTGGCATGCAGCCCGGGAGCGCTGCTGTGACCTCCGGCGCCTACCGGGGGGACCCGTCCTCGGTCAAGATGGTCCAGAGCGACTTCATGCAGGGGGCCATGGCCGCCAGCAACGGCGGCCATATGCTGAGCCACGCGCACCAGTGGGTCACCGCCCTGCCCcacgctgccgccgccgccgccgctgccgccgccgccgccgtggAAGCCAGCTCGCCGTGGTCGGGCAGTGCGGTGGGCATGGCCGGCAGCCCACAGCAACCTCCAcagccgccaccgccgccgccacaGGGCCCCGACGTGAAGGGTGGCGCTGGACGCGAAGACCTGCACGCCGGCACAGCGCTGCACCACCGCGGGCCTCCGCACCTCGGACCCCCGCCGCCGCCCCCTCACCAGGGCCACCCTGGGGGCTGGGgggccgccgctgccgccgccgctgccgccgcggcagcagcagcagccgctcACCTCCCGTCCATGGCGGGCGGCCAGCAGCCGCCGCCGCAGAGTCTACTCTACTCCCAGCCCGGAGGCTTCACGGTGAACGGCATGCTGAGCGCGCCCCCGGgtcccggcggcggcggcggaggcgcGGGTGGTGGAGCCCAGAGTCTGGTTCACCCGGGGCTGGTGCGCGGGGACACGCCCGAGCTGGCGgagcatcaccaccatcatcaccaccacgcTCACCCGCACCCGCCGCATCCGCACCACGCGCAGGGACCCCCGCATCACGGCGGCGGTGGCGCGGGGCCGGGACTCAACAGCCACGACCCGCACTCTGACGAGGACACGCCGACATCTGACGACCTGGAGCAGTTCGCCAAGCAGTTCAAGCAGCGGCGCATCAAGCTGGGCTTCACCCAGGCCGACGTGGGGCTGGCTCTGGGCACGCTCTACGGCAACGTGTTCTCGCAGACCACCATCTGCCGCTTCGAGGCCCTGCAGCTCAGTTTCAAGAACATGTGCAAGCTCAAGCCACTGCTGAACAAGTGGCTGGAGGAGGCGGACTCGAGCACCGGCAGCCCCACGAGCATCGACAAGATCGCGGCCCAGGGCCGCAAGCGCAAGAAGCGGACCTCTATCGAGGTGAGCGTCAAAGGCGCGCTCGAGAGCCACTTCCTCAAGTGCCCTAAACCCTCGGCACAGGAAATCACTAACCTGGCCGATAGCCTGCAGCTGGAAAAGGAGGTCGTGCGGGTCTGGTTCTGCAACCGGCGCCAAAAAGAGAAACGCATGACGCCCCCGGGCATCCAGCAGCAGACGCCGGACGATGTCTACTCGCAGGTGGGTACCGTGAGCGCTGACACACCGCCACCACACCACGGGCTGCAGACCAGCGTGCAGTGAAGGCCCGCAGCGCGAAGAGGGCCGCCGCCGCCACCTCCGCAGCCGCTGTCAGCACCGCCGCCAcggtcgccgccgccgccgtctcCGAGCCGCCGCCAAGAACCGCCGCtgccgctgctgccgccgctgccgccgccgccgccgctgccgccgccgcgcAGACCCAGCACCTGGCCTGGGCCAGTGCGTCTCGGCCGCCTCCCCTCTGCCCAAAGACAGGCGTGCCAGGGCTCTAGGAGGAGGGGAGAACGACTGGGGAGACACCGACCGAGGAGACTCTTTTTGAAGTCCAAGGAAGGAGggaccaaaaaaaattaaagcataatAAATACCAAGActgttttatatgcatatataacaaACAAAACCGGAAGAGGAAAAGGGGGCAACCGGGACATGTCGTTTATACTCTGGtggtgttttgtttctattttgaaagaAGGTTGAAGATGCCTAACGCACCGAAACTGCACTCTTGAGGTACTGTACACCCCGAGATGTCCTTCATGGCATCGGTGGAGAACACCTGCTTCGTCCTCTCCTCTGAGACAAGAGAGAcacccccctccctttcttcctcttcttcctaaaGGGCTGCCTAAAAGATCCATGGAAACTTTATTGGGAGCGACCTGAAAAGAAAGATGCACCAGGTTTCGTGCAGGTCTGACTCTACTCCAGAACAGTGTTTTTCTTGGCCATATTAAAgtctttggggaaaaaataaatcaactatgaaatgggaaggaaggagaaacagagtcTGGGACGGGGGAGAAGATTCACAATTTCTGAAGTTCACAGACTAAAtagaaaagccaaaagaaagcaTCCTCGCGGTAACCTTGGAAATAAAAGCAGCGCGAAAGAGCCCGGGCTGGGCGAGGCTGAAGGCCAGGCACGTCCAGCCGCCAGCGGGGAGGGCACAGCAGCGGGGGCCAAGGCCCAGCCTTTGAGACCGCCCAGAGAGGCCAGGCCACCGCCACCGAACCCGGGCTTTGCCGACTGCCACTCGGGGTGGACCATGCCTAAAGATTCCACcgctaatattttttttattaacatttttttattttttatttctggacTGACTCCGATAAAAAAGGGTGTGGAAAGAGAGCACCAGCCGCCGCACTTCCCTTGACTTCTGCCCTCAATCCGTTGCCAACTTTGATTGAATGGGTGCTGCGGATGTGATTATGTAATACTGCCATTTCCAAGCAGTGTTTTTGGTAGGTTTTAATAAACAGACTTTTCAAATGACGGCAATATAGAATCGTTAGATCCGTTGTTGAtctaaaaatatttgctttatattttcattaaatgacttcttttaatattttattcagaatACTTATGAACTGCTGCAAAACGGTAATTTATTTTTCCCCAGATCTTGTATTACGTGTTTTTTTCAGACGAGcacaaatcaaaatgaaatgaaaatatggaCAGTTGTTAGGTAATAAGGGTATCTTTTGATGTGATCCTTTGATTGTAATTTAATTTGAGTAGTGATTCCGTAAGAGCtgattgagaaaataaatttgttaGAATGAAATAGTCTGTGTCTGATGCATCAACACTGTGTGGGAAGAAGAGTtctctagaaaatatttttttactaaTGGAGATCCTTAAGTCATAGAGCATCAAGGGAGCAGAGCTTCCCCACGCAAAGGTGTGTTTGGAAACCTCCAGAACAGGCTAGGATTGCTGAAAACATCTGTGCTTTAGCAAAAGAGGTTGTTCACTCCTTGTTGATCCATAAATTTCCCAGTATTTTCCTTACCCTCAGCTTCAGTGTCTCTAGTGTTTTTTGCTGAGCGATCTATAACTACTAGCCATTTTCTTGAAGATACCTGTTTTGAATTGCATAATTGAGCTACATCACCACTGAAAATAAACCCACCCGGTCAATCATGGTAAATACAACCCCTCAtagttcagtctctctctctctctctctctctctctctctctctctctctctctctctctctctctctctcttcttacccTCCAATATatccctgtttctttttttcctaaagatCAATAGTTGCAAAGGATAGCTTATAAATCATTGAAGTATTTTAATATCAATTACTCCCCATTACTACCTATATGTAATTAAATTTCGGTTATTAAGTTTATGGTAAGCTTTCTTATTCCTTTCTTGAAAGAAGACCTTGCAGAGAGCCCTGCTTGACTCTGTACTTGGATGGTCACCAGCTCAGACTCGAGGCTGCCCATTTCTGTGGTTTGGTCCTCCGGAAACTTGGTTCTTCACCTTTTCCAGTGCTGAGGGCTTTAGCTTTTCGGGTCACTTTTTAGATCAGCCCCTGCAGAGTGGTCACATTAATCAAGTTAATGTATCAATATTTGCAACATGGAAAGATGAAAACCTAGTGCCTCGGGTTGTGAGTGCTAAAGATGAGAAAGGCTCTGGTTGGTTGACTCCctgaatgtttttttcttctttaaaaactgAGGGAGAAAGCAGTGATTTTTACACAAGAGTTCCCCCCATCTCATTCAGCTACCACTCACCTTTTGCCTAATTTTGTCGCCTTCATTGGCCCACCCCCATAATTTAGATTCAGGAGTCTAAAAATCCTGGGAAACTATAAGAGTATGGAACAATTATTTCTCCCAGAGAGACACTATAGCACAAACCAAGCCCCAGCCAGAGGGCCATGTATCGGGTGGCATTATTTTTGACACTAAATTGCACTAAAACTCACAATCATTATGATTTGTGAAATCTGAAAGAGCCCATATTTATTCAGCAGAAGGGGGTTGTAGATAAGAAACtacattttacttttctctgggttgctgttttctgtttctcctgctATTGTTATTGCCCTTCCCTGGGAACAActtggtgtgggggtggggtgaggctcaccatcatttttcttttggtgttgTTACTCTTGTTGTTTGAGGGACTATAAGAGTAAGCAAAGAAGACCTGTCTGGAAACCCAGGAAAAGGCAGGTTGGTTGTGAGTGGAGCACACCACTGGCATATGAGAGGAATCGTGAGTTGGTTTTTTTGGATGggggtgctttttgttttgttttgttttgattgattGTTTTCTTCCTGGAATAGTGGTGCTTAACTAGAAGGGGGAatgggtctatttaaatttttaggaGGTCTCTACTTACTTGATTTAGCTGAGGACAAGGGAGCTaacaattagatttttttttacactgtTTTCTATTAAAAAGAACCTTTGCTGATTATTTCGGAAGAAACCTTGATTTAGGGGTGAAGAAGCTGGGCAAGCAAGGCAATTTGTCATTTTGCATTTTGTAAAGGAAgctgatgacttttttttttaaaagtcaacccTTTGAAtgtatttacaaaatgaaattcATGGTTGAAACATGACCGAAAAGATATAAAGCAAGAGGTTTTGTGCTAAGGCTCATATTGTTACACatgtaaataatgaaaatattgttATATATCCCCAGATCTTCTCGATGAATTTGGTCATTGTGTTCCGTTGCGGCACAAATGTCTTGTGCTTCCTAAGCCTCCCATTTGTTTCCTCCATTGCAGTcgtctcctcctcccatttcaaCCCAAAGGAAAGTGGCAAAGTTCTGTCCCATCAACCTGGTTAGTTACAAACTAGGCCCATTCATAGTTCTCATAGACTGTGGCTCCTGGGCTCTAGAGCCATGATCCAAGCCTTGTCCACCTCGTCCACCCAGTCACCTTCCCCTGGCAATCCTCTCCAATAAATAATTCAaggtgtatttaaaaatataagtaaatttgCTGTTATTGCTCTGCATTTTTCCCTCCTTAGTATTACCCAAGGactctctgactctctgtctctgtctctctctctctctctctctctctctctctctctctctcttagagattccctctgcttccttgtGGCCTCCGGTGTTTGCTCATCCCATGCTCATGATCTGTTTTGTATGAATGGTTTTCAACATTCAGAGAATAATTGGTTCTTATATCAAATGCAGTATATACTCTTCATAGTTTTATCAATGagtgtaatattttaaataattttaacaattaaatttgctttttaaattatatatttgtaaagTATTTATCCTGTTGGAAGCAACAATATATTGTTGTATTTATTCGTTTATTTTTGTAATAAATGATCAACGTCTTCAAGCTAAATCAAAAATGACACTTTTATATATCTATACAAAATGCATTTAAAGAGATGGGCACATTTGCACCAATTTGTATGTAAATAGAGTAAGAGCCATCAATAACTTGTAGCTTTCAGAACtaaattgaaggaagaaacatTCTTTCCACATGGAGTTTAGTTTGCCCAAGTTCCAGGGTAATTAATCAACTCTAAAATAAATGCAACAGGTATTGGCAGTACATATAGGCTTGAAATTAGGATGCGagcctgcttttttttccccaccctcttaaaatggaaagatatTAAAGAACTTTGTTCTTTCCCGAAGTGCACGAGATTGGCTGTACCGATCAGATGCTGAGTTTCGGTGACAAACCCCCAAACACCTGGCTGTGCTTGATTTCTGTgttgggggaaggaaaaaggCAGCTGAGAGTTCGAGTGTTTCAGCGATCCAGAGCAGGTGACGGACTGAAAAGAGTAACGCCAGGCTTAACAGCAACAAGCAAAATGTTTGGACCCTTTTAAAATGACCGAGGGTCGAGCCCCTCCTTCTCCGGTCCCGCTACAGACAGAAGTAATCAGTGCAGGTGTTGTTGTTAGCAGTGGTGCGTGAGAGAGTTGGGGGGCC
It encodes the following:
- the Pou3f3 gene encoding POU domain, class 3, transcription factor 3 translates to MATAASNPYLPGNSLLTAGSIVHSDAAGAGGGGGGGGGGGGAGGGGGGMQPGSAAVTSGAYRGDPSSVKMVQSDFMQGAMAASNGGHMLSHAHQWVTALPHAAAAAAAAAAAAVEASSPWSGSAVGMAGSPQQPPQPPPPPPQGPDVKGGAGREDLHAGTALHHRGPPHLGPPPPPPHQGHPGGWGAAAAAAAAAAAAAAAAHLPSMAGGQQPPPQSLLYSQPGGFTVNGMLSAPPGPGGGGGGAGGGAQSLVHPGLVRGDTPELAEHHHHHHHHAHPHPPHPHHAQGPPHHGGGGAGPGLNSHDPHSDEDTPTSDDLEQFAKQFKQRRIKLGFTQADVGLALGTLYGNVFSQTTICRFEALQLSFKNMCKLKPLLNKWLEEADSSTGSPTSIDKIAAQGRKRKKRTSIEVSVKGALESHFLKCPKPSAQEITNLADSLQLEKEVVRVWFCNRRQKEKRMTPPGIQQQTPDDVYSQVGTVSADTPPPHHGLQTSVQ